A window of the Bradyrhizobium diazoefficiens genome harbors these coding sequences:
- a CDS encoding DUF2231 domain-containing protein, translating into MQDIVRVRSTAQIAGHPIHPMLVPIPIACFVGALLTDIAYLVSAEMMWANFSAWLLLVGVIFGVLAAIAGLTDFLGNRLVRAQAPAWPHLIGNAVAMILAICNALIHTRDAWTSVWPLGLILSVLTVLILPVTGWLGWAMVYRHGVGVAR; encoded by the coding sequence GTGCAGGACATCGTGCGCGTGCGCTCGACAGCGCAAATCGCGGGCCATCCCATTCATCCGATGCTGGTGCCGATCCCCATCGCGTGCTTCGTCGGGGCGTTGCTGACCGACATCGCCTATCTGGTCTCGGCCGAGATGATGTGGGCGAATTTCTCTGCCTGGCTTCTGCTGGTCGGCGTCATCTTCGGCGTGCTGGCCGCAATTGCAGGGCTAACCGATTTCCTCGGCAATCGCCTGGTGCGCGCGCAGGCGCCGGCCTGGCCGCATCTGATCGGCAACGCCGTGGCGATGATCCTGGCGATCTGCAATGCGCTCATTCACACGCGTGATGCCTGGACCTCGGTGTGGCCGCTCGGTCTCATTCTGTCGGTGCTTACCGTGCTGATCCTGCCGGTGACCGGCTGGCTCGGCTGGGCCATGGTGTACCGCCACGGTGTAGGAGTTGCGCGATGA
- a CDS encoding sugar ABC transporter ATP-binding protein, translated as MNDPILEMRGVSKSFFGIKALRAVDLTVYAGEIHALMGENGAGKSTLMKILSGAYRPDPGGEIRIEGKPVRIEGPLGGRAAGISIIYQELSLAPNLSVAENIYLGREISRSGLLARGAMREGVGPILERLGADFLPSTLVAHLSMGQRQLVEIARALHARSKILIMDEPTTALSAGESERLFALIRQLRAEGLAIIYISHRMDEVYALGDRVTVLRDGRLVGSLDKQDIRADAIVRMMVGRDVSSFYKKDHDPEAGKGHPVLSAIDMADGLRVKGCSLTVHAGEVVGLAGLIGAGRTELAHLIIGAVSRISGRLELEGQPIDIRTPGEALEAGIAYLTEDRKALGLFLDMSCLDNINLAVLGRDAKLGCFLDRDKARERADRAFVGLSIRAANVGVPAGGLSGGNQQKVLLSRLLAIAPKVLILDEPTRGVDVGAKSEIYSIIDNLAKAGTAILVISSDLPEIIGICDRVIVMRSGHVAGEVRRTETAPLTQEDIMALATGTEHLDA; from the coding sequence ATGAACGATCCGATCCTCGAGATGCGGGGAGTTTCAAAATCCTTCTTCGGCATCAAGGCGCTGCGAGCGGTTGATCTGACGGTCTATGCCGGCGAGATTCATGCCTTGATGGGCGAGAATGGTGCCGGCAAATCGACCCTGATGAAGATCCTGTCAGGTGCCTACCGGCCCGATCCCGGCGGCGAGATCCGCATCGAGGGCAAGCCGGTGCGCATTGAAGGCCCGCTTGGCGGCCGTGCCGCGGGCATCTCGATCATCTATCAGGAACTGTCTTTGGCCCCCAATTTGAGCGTTGCGGAGAATATTTATCTCGGCCGCGAGATCTCGCGTTCAGGTTTGCTGGCACGTGGCGCCATGCGCGAGGGCGTCGGCCCGATCCTGGAGCGGCTGGGGGCGGACTTCCTGCCGTCGACATTGGTCGCGCATCTCTCCATGGGCCAGCGCCAGCTCGTCGAGATCGCGCGTGCGCTGCACGCGCGCTCGAAAATCCTGATCATGGACGAGCCGACCACCGCGCTGTCAGCCGGCGAGAGCGAGCGGCTGTTTGCGCTGATCCGTCAGCTCCGTGCCGAGGGACTTGCCATCATCTACATCTCGCACCGCATGGACGAGGTCTATGCGCTCGGTGACCGCGTCACCGTGCTGCGCGACGGCCGCCTGGTCGGCTCGCTCGACAAGCAGGACATCCGCGCCGACGCCATCGTTCGCATGATGGTCGGGCGCGACGTTTCCTCCTTCTACAAGAAGGATCATGATCCCGAGGCCGGGAAGGGGCACCCCGTGCTCAGCGCTATTGACATGGCCGACGGGCTGCGCGTCAAGGGCTGCTCGCTCACCGTGCATGCGGGCGAGGTGGTGGGGCTTGCCGGCCTGATCGGCGCCGGCCGCACCGAGCTTGCGCATCTCATCATCGGCGCGGTGTCGAGAATTTCGGGCCGTCTCGAGCTTGAGGGCCAGCCAATCGATATCCGCACGCCCGGCGAAGCGCTCGAGGCCGGTATCGCCTATCTGACCGAGGACCGGAAGGCGCTTGGCCTATTTCTGGACATGTCGTGCCTGGACAATATCAATCTCGCCGTGCTCGGGCGCGATGCCAAGCTCGGCTGTTTCCTCGATCGCGACAAGGCGCGCGAGCGCGCCGACAGGGCGTTTGTAGGGCTCAGCATCCGCGCCGCCAATGTCGGCGTGCCCGCCGGTGGCCTCTCCGGCGGCAACCAGCAGAAGGTGTTGCTGTCGCGGCTTCTCGCCATCGCGCCAAAGGTGCTGATCCTCGACGAGCCGACGCGCGGCGTTGACGTCGGCGCCAAGTCCGAGATTTATTCGATCATCGACAATCTTGCCAAGGCCGGTACCGCGATCCTCGTCATCTCGTCCGACCTCCCTGAAATCATCGGCATCTGCGACCGGGTCATCGTGATGCGGTCGGGACATGTCGCGGGCGAGGTCAGGCGAACCGAGACGGCGCCATTAACCCAGGAAGACATCATGGCCCTCGCCACGGGGACGGAGCATCTCGATGCCTGA
- a CDS encoding ABC transporter substrate-binding protein codes for MLKKTTLAGAAMALALTTAPTFAKELKSIGVSLGSMGNPFFVALSKGAEFEAKKTNPNVKITTVGFEYDLGKQVTQIDNFIAAGVDLILLNPGDPKAIGPAIKKAQAAGIVVVAVDTAAEGADATVTTNNVQAGEISCQYIVDKLGGKGDVVIENGPQVSAVIDRVTGCKNVFAKNAGIKVLSGDQDGKGSREGGLTVAQGYLTRFPKIDAIFAINDPQAIGTDLAARQQNRSGIIITAVDGAPDIEASLKDPASPQIQASASQDPFFMARRAVQVGVGILNGQKPASTVELLPSKLVTRDNIKDYKGWTSDRSQ; via the coding sequence ATGTTGAAGAAGACCACGCTTGCCGGCGCCGCGATGGCGCTCGCCCTGACCACCGCGCCAACCTTCGCCAAGGAGCTCAAGTCGATCGGCGTCTCGCTGGGGTCGATGGGCAATCCGTTCTTCGTCGCGCTGTCGAAGGGCGCCGAGTTCGAGGCCAAGAAGACCAATCCCAATGTGAAGATCACCACCGTCGGTTTCGAATACGACCTCGGCAAACAGGTCACCCAGATCGACAATTTCATCGCCGCCGGCGTCGACCTGATCCTGTTGAACCCCGGCGATCCCAAGGCGATCGGGCCGGCGATCAAGAAGGCGCAGGCGGCGGGTATCGTTGTCGTCGCGGTCGACACCGCGGCCGAAGGCGCCGATGCCACGGTGACCACGAACAACGTCCAGGCCGGCGAGATTTCCTGCCAGTACATCGTCGACAAGCTGGGCGGCAAAGGCGACGTCGTCATCGAGAATGGGCCGCAGGTCTCCGCGGTCATCGACCGCGTCACCGGCTGCAAGAACGTCTTCGCGAAGAATGCGGGGATCAAGGTGCTGTCCGGCGACCAGGATGGCAAGGGGTCGCGTGAGGGCGGCCTCACCGTCGCGCAGGGCTATCTGACGCGCTTTCCCAAGATCGACGCCATCTTCGCCATCAACGACCCGCAGGCGATCGGCACCGACCTTGCGGCGCGCCAGCAGAATCGCAGCGGCATTATCATCACCGCCGTCGACGGCGCGCCGGATATCGAGGCCTCGCTGAAGGATCCCGCGTCCCCGCAGATCCAGGCGTCAGCGTCGCAGGACCCATTCTTCATGGCACGGCGAGCCGTGCAGGTCGGCGTCGGCATTCTCAACGGGCAGAAGCCGGCCTCGACCGTCGAGCTGCTGCCGTCGAAGCTCGTGACCCGCGATAATATCAAGGATTACAAGGGCTGGACCTCGGACCGTTCGCAGTAA
- the gmd gene encoding GDP-mannose 4,6-dehydratase: MSQRVALITGVTGQDGAYLAEHLLSLGYVVHGIKRRSSSFNTARVDHLYQDPHVGDVPFLMHYGDMTDSTNLIRLVQQIRPTEIYNLAAQSHVAVSFESPEYTANADGIGVLRLLEAVRILGMEKETRFYQASTSELYGLVQEIPQKETTPFYPRSPYGVAKLYGYWITVNYREAYGMFASNGILFNHESPIRGETFVTRKITRGVARIEVGLEETLYLGNLEAKRDWGHARDYIEGMHMILQADKPDDFVLATGETHSVREMVELSFAQVGRRLAWRGAGVEETGVDAKSGKTVVKIDPTYFRPTEVDLLIGDASKAREVLGWKPKRTFAQLVEEMMASDLAEAKRDIANGKRTV, from the coding sequence ATGAGCCAGCGGGTCGCTCTCATCACCGGTGTGACCGGCCAGGACGGCGCTTATCTCGCCGAACATCTGCTGTCGCTCGGCTATGTCGTGCACGGCATCAAGCGGCGCTCGTCCTCGTTCAACACCGCGCGCGTCGACCATCTCTATCAGGACCCGCATGTCGGCGACGTGCCGTTCCTGATGCATTACGGCGACATGACGGATTCGACCAATCTGATCCGCCTGGTGCAGCAGATCCGGCCGACCGAGATCTACAATCTTGCCGCCCAGAGCCACGTCGCTGTCAGCTTCGAGAGTCCGGAATACACCGCCAATGCCGATGGTATCGGCGTGCTGCGGCTGCTGGAAGCGGTCCGCATCCTCGGCATGGAGAAGGAGACGCGGTTCTACCAGGCCTCGACCTCCGAGCTCTACGGCCTCGTGCAGGAGATCCCGCAGAAGGAGACCACACCATTCTATCCGCGCTCGCCTTACGGCGTCGCAAAGCTCTACGGCTACTGGATTACGGTGAACTACCGCGAAGCCTACGGCATGTTTGCTTCGAACGGCATCCTGTTCAATCATGAGAGCCCGATCCGCGGCGAGACCTTCGTGACCCGCAAGATCACGCGCGGCGTGGCGCGCATCGAAGTCGGGCTCGAGGAGACGCTCTATCTCGGCAATCTCGAGGCCAAGCGCGACTGGGGCCACGCCAGGGATTACATCGAGGGCATGCACATGATCCTGCAGGCCGACAAGCCCGACGATTTCGTGCTCGCCACCGGCGAGACGCATTCGGTGCGCGAGATGGTCGAGCTGTCCTTTGCGCAGGTCGGCCGTCGCCTCGCATGGCGCGGCGCAGGCGTCGAGGAGACCGGCGTCGATGCCAAAAGCGGCAAGACGGTGGTGAAGATCGATCCGACCTATTTCCGCCCGACCGAGGTCGATCTCCTCATCGGCGACGCCAGCAAGGCTCGCGAGGTGCTCGGCTGGAAGCCGAAGCGGACCTTTGCGCAGCTGGTCGAGGAGATGATGGCGAGCGATCTGGCCGAGGCCAAACGGGACATCGCAAATGGCAAGCGCACCGTTTGA
- a CDS encoding PQQ-dependent sugar dehydrogenase, protein MMSLPARALLCTSLLSLAGCNDGSGDPSAQIGANPKLPDIQQYLLPPVHIARIVGWKKDETPTVAEGLQAKAFATGLQHPRFLYVLPNGDVLVVESKAPKAAAIKRPKEIVMGFIESWATSGGDTGESNRITLLRDTNGDGVPDRQNVFLDHLNSPFGVALVGNDLYVANTDAIVKYPYTDGDTRITAPGTVLTPLPGGPIDHHWTKSLVASPDGSKLYVGVGSNSNITENGMEAEHNRADILEVDRASGRWRIFASGLRNPNGLSFEPQTGALWTVVNERDELGPDLVPDYMTSVKDGAFYGWPYSYYGQHVDPRVKPQRPDLVAKAIVPDYALSSHVARLGLAFSSGSSMPEAYRSGAFVGEHGSWNRQVLNGYKVVYVPFTEGKPSGPAQDVVTGFLNSDNQARGRPVGVAIDKSGALLVADDSGNTVWRVTAAHPQVTQR, encoded by the coding sequence ATGATGTCTCTGCCTGCACGCGCCTTGCTGTGCACTTCGCTCCTCAGTCTCGCCGGCTGCAACGATGGTAGCGGTGATCCCAGCGCGCAAATCGGCGCCAATCCGAAGTTGCCCGATATCCAGCAATATCTGCTGCCGCCGGTACACATCGCGCGGATCGTCGGCTGGAAGAAGGACGAGACGCCGACCGTTGCCGAGGGCCTGCAGGCCAAGGCGTTCGCGACCGGCCTGCAGCATCCGCGCTTCCTCTATGTTCTGCCCAATGGCGACGTGCTGGTGGTGGAATCCAAGGCGCCGAAGGCCGCCGCGATCAAGCGGCCCAAGGAAATCGTGATGGGCTTCATCGAATCCTGGGCGACCTCCGGCGGCGACACCGGCGAGAGCAATCGCATCACGCTGTTGCGCGATACCAATGGCGACGGCGTGCCGGATAGGCAAAACGTCTTCCTCGATCACCTCAACTCGCCGTTCGGCGTCGCGCTGGTCGGCAACGATCTGTATGTCGCTAACACTGACGCGATCGTGAAATATCCCTACACCGACGGCGATACCAGGATCACGGCACCGGGCACGGTGCTGACGCCGCTGCCGGGCGGCCCGATCGACCACCACTGGACCAAGAGCCTCGTTGCAAGTCCGGATGGTTCAAAGCTCTATGTGGGTGTCGGCTCCAACAGCAACATCACCGAGAACGGCATGGAGGCCGAGCACAATCGCGCCGATATCCTCGAGGTCGATCGCGCCAGCGGCCGCTGGCGGATCTTTGCGAGCGGCCTGCGCAATCCCAACGGGCTCAGCTTCGAGCCGCAGACAGGCGCGCTGTGGACGGTGGTGAACGAGCGCGACGAGCTCGGGCCCGATCTTGTGCCTGATTACATGACCTCGGTGAAGGACGGAGCCTTCTACGGCTGGCCCTACAGCTATTACGGCCAGCACGTCGATCCCCGCGTCAAGCCGCAGCGGCCGGACCTCGTCGCCAAGGCGATCGTGCCCGATTATGCGCTGAGCTCGCACGTCGCTCGGCTCGGTCTCGCTTTCTCTAGCGGCAGCAGTATGCCGGAGGCCTATCGCAGCGGCGCCTTCGTCGGTGAGCACGGCAGCTGGAACCGGCAGGTGCTGAACGGCTACAAGGTCGTGTACGTACCGTTCACGGAGGGCAAGCCGAGCGGGCCGGCGCAGGACGTCGTCACCGGCTTCCTCAATAGCGACAATCAGGCGCGCGGCCGTCCCGTCGGCGTTGCCATCGACAAATCAGGCGCGCTGCTGGTCGCCGACGACAGCGGCAACACGGTGTGGCGGGTGACAGCCGCGCATCCGCAGGTCACGCAACGATAG
- the fcl gene encoding GDP-L-fucose synthase: MASAPFELKGKSVYVAGHRGMVGTALLRRLARENVKLVTVDRREVDLCNQAAVFDWFAKVRPQVIFLAAAKVGGIVANNTLRAEFIYDNIAIAANVIHAAHVNRAEKLMFLGSSCIYPKLAPQPLREDTVLTGPLEPTNEPYAIAKIAGIKMAEAYRSQYGSDFISVMPTNLYGPGDNYHPELSHVVAALIRRFHEAKVSGAKSVVVWGTGTPRREFLYVDDMADACVHLMKTYSSAELINIGAGEDIAIAEFARVVADIVGYRGEISFDTSRPDGTPRKLLDIGRLEQLGWRATMSLHDGLKRSYDAYLAGLVVPAQ, translated from the coding sequence ATGGCAAGCGCACCGTTTGAGCTGAAGGGCAAGAGCGTCTACGTCGCCGGCCATCGCGGCATGGTCGGTACGGCGCTGCTGCGCCGGCTGGCGCGCGAGAACGTGAAGCTTGTCACGGTGGACCGGCGCGAGGTCGATCTCTGCAACCAGGCCGCCGTGTTCGACTGGTTCGCGAAGGTGCGGCCACAGGTGATCTTCCTCGCTGCGGCAAAAGTCGGCGGCATCGTCGCCAACAACACGCTACGCGCCGAGTTCATCTACGACAACATCGCGATCGCGGCGAACGTGATCCACGCCGCGCATGTGAACCGCGCCGAGAAGCTGATGTTCCTCGGCTCGTCCTGCATCTATCCGAAGCTCGCACCGCAGCCCTTGCGCGAGGACACCGTTCTGACCGGCCCGCTGGAGCCGACCAACGAGCCTTACGCCATTGCCAAGATCGCGGGCATCAAGATGGCGGAGGCCTATCGCAGCCAGTATGGCTCTGACTTCATCAGCGTGATGCCGACCAACCTCTACGGCCCCGGCGACAATTATCACCCCGAGCTGAGCCACGTCGTCGCCGCGCTGATCCGCCGCTTTCACGAGGCAAAGGTCTCGGGCGCGAAGAGCGTCGTGGTCTGGGGCACCGGCACGCCGCGGCGCGAGTTCCTCTATGTCGACGACATGGCGGATGCCTGCGTGCACCTGATGAAGACCTATTCGAGCGCGGAGCTGATCAACATCGGCGCCGGCGAGGACATCGCCATCGCCGAGTTCGCCCGTGTCGTCGCCGACATCGTCGGCTATCGCGGCGAGATCAGTTTCGACACCTCGCGCCCCGACGGCACCCCGCGCAAGCTGCTCGATATCGGCCGCCTCGAACAGCTCGGCTGGCGCGCGACAATGTCGCTTCACGATGGCTTGAAGCGGTCCTACGACGCGTACCTCGCCGGCTTGGTTGTCCCCGCACAATAG
- the xylB gene encoding xylulokinase, producing the protein MYLGIDLGTSAVKTVLVDGAQRVIASESRALTIASPQPGYFEQHPAQWIEATFATLDALKASHGNELAAVEGIGLSGQMHGATLLDASDKPLRPCILWNDGRSAAECRILEQRWPALRAITGNKAMPGFTAPKLLWIAAHEPEIFAATTRVLMPKAYLRLVLSGEAVEDVSDASGSLWLDAARRDWSDAALAATGLSRAYMPRLVEGCAPAATLRSELAQRWGMARCPMIAGGAGDNPAGAIGIGAIRPGTAFISLGTSGAVLAPTSHMAANPDRVVHTFCHAIPGMWIQAGAILSAASCLAWAARLFGVTETELLAPLGARPRAPSPVSFLPYLAGERTPHDDPVVRGMLDGLSHGTDRSAIVQAVLEGVAFALADCRDALADAGIAVTEADVIGGGSRSRFWLSVLANILNVPIHRFADGETGAAFGAARLGRLAVTGEAIAAVCTPPQRVETFEPDRALVESYAERLPAWHKLYRPRH; encoded by the coding sequence ATGTATCTCGGCATCGATCTCGGCACCTCAGCGGTCAAGACCGTTCTCGTCGACGGCGCGCAGCGCGTGATTGCGAGCGAGAGCCGGGCCCTGACGATTGCCTCGCCGCAGCCGGGCTATTTCGAGCAGCATCCCGCGCAATGGATCGAGGCGACCTTTGCCACGCTCGACGCCTTGAAGGCATCACACGGAAACGAGCTGGCAGCGGTCGAAGGCATCGGGCTGTCCGGCCAGATGCATGGCGCCACGCTGCTTGATGCGAGCGACAAGCCATTGCGGCCTTGCATTCTCTGGAACGACGGACGCTCCGCCGCGGAGTGTCGCATCCTCGAGCAGCGCTGGCCCGCCTTGCGTGCGATCACGGGCAATAAGGCGATGCCCGGATTCACCGCGCCCAAGCTGCTCTGGATCGCCGCACACGAGCCCGAGATTTTTGCGGCGACGACACGCGTCCTGATGCCGAAGGCCTATCTGCGGCTGGTGCTGTCAGGCGAGGCGGTCGAGGACGTCTCGGACGCGTCGGGATCGTTGTGGCTCGACGCGGCGCGGCGGGACTGGTCGGATGCGGCGCTGGCCGCGACCGGCCTGTCGCGCGCGTACATGCCGCGCCTGGTCGAGGGGTGCGCGCCCGCAGCGACATTGCGCAGCGAACTGGCGCAGCGCTGGGGCATGGCGAGGTGCCCGATGATCGCGGGCGGCGCCGGCGACAATCCGGCGGGTGCCATCGGCATCGGCGCGATCAGGCCCGGAACCGCGTTCATCTCGCTGGGAACCTCGGGCGCCGTGCTGGCGCCGACCAGCCACATGGCCGCCAATCCGGACCGCGTGGTCCACACCTTCTGCCATGCAATCCCTGGAATGTGGATTCAGGCCGGCGCGATCCTGTCGGCGGCCTCGTGTCTGGCCTGGGCCGCGCGGCTGTTCGGCGTCACTGAGACCGAGCTGCTGGCACCGCTGGGCGCGCGCCCGCGGGCGCCGTCTCCCGTGAGCTTCCTGCCTTATCTCGCCGGCGAGCGGACACCGCATGACGACCCCGTCGTGCGCGGCATGCTCGATGGCTTGAGTCACGGCACCGACCGTTCGGCGATCGTGCAGGCCGTGCTCGAGGGCGTCGCCTTTGCGCTCGCCGATTGCCGGGACGCACTTGCCGATGCCGGCATTGCGGTGACCGAAGCCGATGTCATCGGCGGCGGATCGCGGTCCCGGTTCTGGCTGTCGGTGCTGGCCAATATTCTGAATGTTCCGATCCATCGCTTTGCCGACGGTGAAACCGGAGCGGCGTTCGGTGCGGCGAGATTGGGGCGGCTTGCTGTCACGGGCGAGGCAATCGCGGCCGTCTGCACGCCCCCGCAGCGCGTCGAAACCTTCGAACCCGATCGCGCGCTGGTCGAATCCTATGCCGAACGGCTCCCCGCCTGGCACAAATTGTATCGGCCGCGCCACTAG
- a CDS encoding MFS transporter produces MRFLKSDSRLIGVLLVLAITQLIGWGTIGLPAVVGRDLGADLGLSLPAVFAGSSVLYVTMGLCAPWLAKAFARHGARKVMMAGTIVSVPGYIVLFFAREPMLYFAGWVILGMGGSATLSTGAYIMLNEVAGRGAKNAIGGLMLVTGLSSSIFWPTTSFLSAWLGWRGTCLVYAAMMLAINLPLYAFLAPRRKIATDDGGEAVKAAPPPAIARSTFGLVVCVITMNAFVNFGISAILIELLRAEGLAPAQALAFGSMLGVIQVSARGLDFLGGGRWDGITTGLVAGTALPVAMVLLMLSEGATWAVATFILLYGAGSGAMAVARATIPLVFYDQAEFAKAMSMIALPLNLASAISPPLLAGLLTQFGSRGALGLTLAFSCATVLILILLGRRRPRLATAAAAT; encoded by the coding sequence ATGCGGTTCTTGAAATCTGACAGCAGGCTCATAGGGGTCCTGCTGGTGCTGGCAATCACCCAACTCATTGGATGGGGTACGATCGGGCTTCCGGCCGTGGTCGGTCGCGACCTCGGGGCCGACCTCGGCCTGAGCCTGCCGGCGGTGTTTGCGGGCAGCTCGGTTCTCTATGTCACCATGGGCCTGTGCGCGCCTTGGCTCGCCAAGGCCTTTGCGCGGCACGGTGCGCGCAAGGTGATGATGGCGGGCACTATTGTCTCCGTGCCGGGCTACATCGTCCTGTTCTTCGCGCGCGAGCCGATGCTCTATTTCGCCGGCTGGGTCATTCTCGGCATGGGCGGCAGCGCCACGTTGTCGACCGGCGCCTATATCATGCTGAACGAGGTCGCCGGACGGGGCGCCAAGAATGCCATCGGCGGGCTGATGCTGGTGACGGGTCTCTCCAGCAGCATCTTCTGGCCGACCACGTCGTTCCTCAGCGCCTGGCTCGGCTGGCGCGGGACCTGTCTCGTCTATGCTGCGATGATGCTCGCCATCAACCTTCCGCTCTACGCATTTCTCGCGCCGCGCCGGAAAATTGCGACGGACGATGGTGGCGAGGCCGTCAAGGCCGCGCCGCCGCCCGCGATTGCAAGAAGCACCTTCGGTCTCGTCGTTTGCGTGATCACGATGAACGCCTTCGTCAATTTCGGCATCAGTGCCATCCTGATCGAGCTGCTGCGGGCTGAGGGCCTCGCACCGGCGCAGGCGCTTGCATTCGGCTCGATGCTGGGCGTGATCCAGGTCAGCGCCCGCGGCCTCGACTTCCTCGGCGGCGGCCGATGGGACGGCATTACCACGGGGCTCGTCGCCGGCACCGCGCTTCCCGTTGCCATGGTGCTGCTGATGCTGAGCGAGGGGGCGACCTGGGCGGTCGCGACCTTCATCCTGCTCTATGGCGCCGGCAGCGGTGCGATGGCGGTGGCACGGGCGACGATCCCGCTCGTGTTCTACGACCAGGCCGAATTCGCCAAGGCGATGTCGATGATCGCGCTGCCGCTCAATCTGGCCTCCGCGATCTCGCCGCCACTGCTGGCTGGCCTGCTCACCCAGTTCGGCAGCCGCGGTGCGCTTGGGCTCACCCTGGCCTTTTCCTGCGCGACGGTGCTGATCCTGATTCTGCTGGGCCGCCGACGCCCGCGATTGGCTACGGCAGCAGCCGCGACCTGA
- a CDS encoding ABC transporter permease subunit, whose translation MPDNGSTQVKVATANGLAAAQETKRQRIRLLIRAAGMLPVLLLLCAGFHYLSDGRFFTGQNLGIVLQQAAVNTVLAAGMTFVILTGGIDLSVGSILAASAMAGLTMSKLPELGALWLPAAVLTGLGFGVVNGALIALLRLPPFIVTLGSLTAVRGLARLLGADTTVFNPSIPYAFIGNGSLTLVPGVASIPWLSVIALLVILISWLVLRRTVLGVHIYAVGGNESAARLAGIKVWAVLIFVYGASGLLAGLGGAMQAARLYAANGLQLGQSYELDAITAVILGGTSFVGGIGSIWGTLVGALIIAVLSNGLILTGVSDIWQYVIKGLVIIGAVALDRYRLQGSART comes from the coding sequence ATGCCTGACAACGGATCGACACAGGTGAAGGTCGCCACGGCAAACGGACTTGCCGCCGCCCAGGAAACCAAGCGCCAGCGCATCCGGCTGCTGATCCGCGCGGCCGGCATGCTGCCGGTGCTGCTGCTGCTATGCGCCGGCTTTCATTATCTGTCGGACGGCCGTTTCTTCACCGGACAGAATCTCGGCATCGTCCTGCAGCAGGCCGCCGTCAACACCGTGCTCGCCGCGGGCATGACCTTCGTCATCCTCACCGGCGGCATCGATCTCTCGGTCGGCTCGATCCTGGCGGCGTCCGCGATGGCCGGCCTGACGATGTCGAAATTGCCCGAGCTCGGGGCGCTGTGGCTGCCGGCCGCCGTCCTTACCGGGCTCGGCTTCGGCGTCGTCAACGGTGCGCTGATTGCGCTGTTGCGCCTGCCGCCCTTCATTGTCACGCTGGGGTCGCTCACCGCCGTGCGCGGTCTGGCGCGGTTGCTCGGCGCTGACACCACGGTGTTCAATCCATCCATTCCCTACGCCTTCATCGGCAACGGATCGCTGACGCTTGTGCCCGGCGTGGCGTCGATCCCTTGGCTCTCGGTGATCGCTCTGCTCGTCATCCTGATCTCGTGGCTGGTGCTGCGCCGGACCGTGCTCGGCGTGCATATCTATGCGGTGGGCGGCAACGAGAGCGCGGCGCGGCTTGCCGGCATCAAGGTCTGGGCCGTCCTGATCTTCGTTTATGGCGCGTCGGGATTGTTGGCCGGGTTGGGCGGCGCCATGCAGGCGGCGCGGCTCTACGCGGCCAATGGTCTGCAACTCGGGCAAAGCTACGAGCTCGACGCCATCACTGCAGTCATTCTCGGCGGCACGTCCTTCGTCGGTGGCATCGGCTCGATCTGGGGGACGCTGGTCGGCGCGCTGATCATCGCCGTGCTCTCGAACGGCCTGATCCTCACAGGCGTCTCCGACATCTGGCAATATGTGATCAAGGGTCTGGTGATCATCGGCGCCGTGGCGCTGGACCGCTATCGGCTGCAAGGCTCCGCCAGAACGTGA